actttccAAACATCAGAAATCGTCCACGGACTGCTTGGAATTGGAAATTAAAGTCGGACAACATCAAGATTTATCAATTCAAGATCAGGCCGAGGGGTCGACAATAATCCAGGCAAAagacaaaatctgaattttacCATAACCGCAGACAGATATGTAACATCTGGAGACGCTACTCAAATTTGGATGGCATTTTATTTGGAGAACGATTCGAAATTTAGGCAACTTTTCTAAcgattttgaagttttttgtttgtttgttgttttattatttcttattgttATTCTCTTAAGCTATTATAGAAGTATACTTCTTTATCATTTCGTATTTTAAAagagcattttcttttttgtcctgtagattttattttgtgcAGTTATTAAGTAGGCTAATCCCTAAATACTTTCTAGTAATTATTCTAGTACTCCAAAGGGGTAATGAATTTAAACAGGATTCTATCGCTTCTGGTCCCAGCACAGTTGTTGCATACCAATACATGCCGTCACCTCATATAAATTCGGTATTATTTACCGTCAATTTGATTGTAAACACTGATATCTACTCACAGCTTACCTGCAAATGAATGTTTAAGTACTTGGTGCATAAACCCCCATATCCTGGTCCTTATCTTAACATCTCCCTTATCAGGCTATATAATAAATGTGTGTttctcaaattatttatttgcaaatgtgttttttattgaagATGTTCCTATCTAACGAAATaatcgaatttgttttctgtCCATTTTCTGGTTGGCACAATAGTTTCCAAATTGACGGTTGGAATATAACTCAAATaccaataataattaaaaaagcgACTACTCAAACAAATTTCCAAATGCAATAATGTATTGCAGTGACGAGAAACCAAAGAAACGAGAGAACTAGTAAGGGTTACAATCAACAGACAAGTTGAgaggataaaaaaaactaaacaaagaTTGATGGAGGAGTGGTTTCGTCACAGTGGACGCGTGAAGTTTTGCTAGTTCATAGCTAACTGAAAGGGCTGGTTGGTGGTGAACGAATGCTAGGTTAAATTGGTCATAAGAGAAAAgagcaataagaaaaaaacacaaaatcatACATACGCTGTGAACATCACCTCACCACAAGAAAAcgacaaacaattttttcggGAATCATTAGTACACCAGcaggaaaaatcaaagaagaaaaactggatACTAGGCGTTCTCCGCcgcatacaaaagaaaaaaaaataacccttcTCGAATAAATATTCCCAAACAGATGAGACACAGGAGGAAACATGCTCACCAAATTCTTAATCATAATTCGATAGCTTCGTTTAAAACAAgagtgagaagaaaaaaaaaaaaatctttttttagtgGCCCTTTCTAAATGCAATCAAAAAGGAcagttttgttttacttttgcccACAGCCTGGAGAAtaatcgttcttttttttacagtaaCAGGATATTGTTTCAAGGCATAGGGGAGCATCTTGACTGTGTATGAAATTCAAACCTCAACCAACATTGCTGAATATAGTGACAGTAAATTCTGTTACTAGTGAAACCAGTGTTAAACAGTGTATCTGAACTTAGCAACAGATCCAGACTTTTTCATGCTATCATTGTGAGCCTCATAAACAATAGATCCCTTCACTTGAATGCCAAGCCTCTCTTTAAGTTTCTGGCCAATTTTCATTATGCCATCACGGTTAGTGCAGTCTGCTGTCCAAACACTTAGTTTGTCTCCCTTTGGCCGAATGTTGACCACAGCTCCACAAATGTCTTCACTGGATTCCTCAAATGCCTCACCAATCAGACACAGTATCTTGAGACATAACGTAAATGTGAATCAAGGAAAATTTGCATGGACTGTAAAATAAATGCAACTCACCACTTCAAGCCAATAGTTGTCCAATTCAGAAGATCTCTGTTTCTTGTCCAAACTGATGAGCCACCGGCCACCGTTGTTATTTCTAGGGTCCTCCCACATGGGCTTGATTCCAGCTTTGAACAATGAGTAATCACAGCCTGCAGAGAGCTCACTAGCTGATTTGATGTGATTGTGCGTGCTAAACAGATAATCGTATGGAATTATTAGAATGGAAGGACAAGTCACTGAGCAATAATGTAGGTACTTACGACCAAAAGTCTTCAATGGTATCAAAGTGAATGACTTCACGCTGGTTCTCTTCCCATCCCTTGGCTCTGTCTGGTTTGAAGAACCACAAAGTCCACTGATTTTGAAGGGGGTGTTTGATCAACATGTCTGAGTCCACACAAGTTTCCTCTGTCTCACCCACACTTTGAGTGACAACTGAAGGTTGGCTTTGTTCCTGCAAATGAAGTCAAATTAAATCTTAATTCTCTTCAATTACTATTAACGAGGTTGTCAAGTTTTAAGTAGAGCGAAAAATGAATGAGAGCATGTCCAAGACTACAACTCAACAGTCCCTACCGGCATTTGTTGAACTGTTCACGAGGAGAATACTCGATTACAATTATGTCTCAATTTAAAGTACGGAAATCAAGGTATTAAAATGCGAATAGAGCTTATTTGTGATCGAACGATACCAGCGTAATGACTAAAAATCAGTAACAGAATCTCACCGTTTGAGTAGTCTCTTCCATATCGGCGGCCATTTTTTAACATTCTAATGGCACAACGTTGCCAAATCTTTTAAACTACGTATTATTCCGCATGCATATCCCAATTCCCATCCTCTGCCCTCTGCCATCGTCGACGACACGACGAGGAAAACATCATCGAACAAACGGTTGATCCCGGAATGTGTTATTTTTCAcatgtttcatttatttaatttattaattaatgtGGTCATGAAATGAAAGCGAAAAAGTAATTTGCCACATGAACATTCCATTGTATTTCTTTCAAACGAAACGTCAAAACAAGGAGACATGGCCCAAATAGTCAATTCTCCACATGTGTATACAGATGAAAAGAAATGTGGGGAACGTTTCGAGCGGCCGTGTGGAGGATTTTTTCTACAAACGGCGACCGCGACGACCACCCTTCCTGCGAGTAGAGTCCGAAGGGATAGGTGTAACATCTTCAATTCGGCCGATCTTCATACCCGCACGGGCCAAAGCACGGAGAGCTGACTGGGCACCGGGTCCTGGAGTCTTGGTCCTGTTACCGCCGGTTGCGCGAAGCTTGATGTGCAGAGCAGTTATGCCCAACAGTTTGCACTTTTCAGCAACATCCTGGTAATTCCAAAATTGTCATGTTTAGTAAAGAATTATTTATACATACAAACATTAAGGgataaaatttattgattccaagGAATGATATATTGGGAATAACCAATGCCATATTGAGATTTTACATTCTAAAAACAAAGCCAATACCATCCATGtcaatttttcaatcaacATGTTATGGTAAAGGCTAACGCAGCTATTCAGTAACAAAAAATGTGAGCGCAAAACATACCTGAGCAGCCAACATAGCAGCATAGGGAGAAGCTTCATCACGATCAGCCTTCACCTTCATACCACCAGTAACACGGGCAAGGGTTTCCCTGCAGAATAAGAAAAGATTGTACAGACTTGTGAATTTAAGCTATGGAAATGGTTTGTTCGTCTTACCTTCCAGACAAGTCGGTAACATGGACAAAAGTGTCGTTGAAGGATGCGAAGATGTGAGCAACTCCGAAAACGGTCTCTCCTTCACGTACTTGGGGTCCCAAAGTAACGACGGCTTCCTCTTTCTGAACTTTTCCTTTACGGGGAGCCATGATTCACAAGTATGGTGATTCtgcctgtaaaaaaaaacacaccaaaATGAGTATCACACACTTCCTCTTCTCAGTAAACAAGACCAGTGCAACAAAACCCGGTAAAAATAAACCCCCAAATGTACGGTTTGATTTACaaattaaaggaaaacatgaacTGCAAATAGTTAGATTTACTAACAGCGGATGCGCCCTAAGTTTCGTAGATTCGAATGGATGACAATTttacaaaagagaaagaaatttaacCTTTATTTCTCTATGAGATGGCGAAGACCGAAAGACTACAAGGATGCCAGATTTGGCCTGTCAAAAGCTTCTTTCGGGGGAGTGGGAGCGCCACCAGCGGGTTTCGAGTGAACAGTGAACTCAGTCAAATCAAAATGCAATTTTAATAATACTTTTAAGGGTTAATTACTACATCTACACACTTAAACTTTGATtgtaaatgaaatttatttttttgaatgatagTATGATGCTGTTTATAGTTTTGTTTTGGgttcaaaacaaaacgaaaatttcacATAAAAAGCAGTTTTAACTTTGACGACCTAATCCAGGATgtattatatatttaaaaatttgaaaagcaaCTTTAGTCATTGAAAATAAGTTAAAGCAATTAATCAGTTtggtttattcatttatttttaaatagaaacgAACGGACAATGAAAATATTGAATGCGACCGCCAGATGGCGTTGAGTGGCTCacttgattgaaataaaaaaaaaaacggagaaGTAAGGGGGGGAAAAGGAACCAAACAATAGTGCAGTCTttttcagtgtgtgtgtgtgtgtgtttgggaACGAATAGCGTTTCAGGGGAAAGAGCTCTGGTTTGTAGGGTTTTTGAAGGGGTTGGTTCAGACGGAGGGgtgggagtttttttttcctttattttacagTGTTAGTAGTACACACTGTCGATTCTCTGTTCATTTCTAACTGGGGGTTCTGCTTGTGGGtgcatctttctctctctcccccgtcGTCTCTGTTCTTCTGTGGGCAGACTACCCATCTTTCTCTCTGTCGTTAGTAGGGACTGGCTTTGCCCTGCTGAAAAGTGTTCTTGTCGATCGTGAATCCACGGGGGTGTAGAAATTAACCCCTATCACATAATTCGTCTATTATATATTGGATTCACGGAATATTGGTGTGAGGATATTTCGATCGAGTTTCTCCTAGTGCTCTTgtttttttggacaatcccACAGGTGAGATTCTGACTCGAATTCGAGCTACCCCCGTGTGCCTTCCTTTGTTTGGGCTCCCCATATACGTATGGCCGCCACATTTTGCCCACATGGGGGAATAGGGTTTCAACTTTTATGTTTTGttggacttgtgtgtgtgtgtgtaaactgGGTTTCAACTTTTACTAACTAGATGTGCTTTCTTTGTTTGGTCGTAGGTTGGATGGGATCTAACCAGAAAGTTGGCCAGGGTCCTAGCAGAAAGTCTACGTCTGACAGGAGGATGTTAAACTGAAATTGGTGTTGATTGAGGACTTGCCTGACCGGATTCACCAGCCAGCAATGTTGGAGTGGATGGAGGAAGGAGACCGCATGTCATTTGATGACTCAGACCGTTTTGAAGAAGATTCTCTTTGTAGCTGGGGCAGCGAGCCTGAATCTCTATGCAATAACTGGAGAGGATGGAAGAAACCCTTGATTGTCACCACAACCCTCAATTCACCACTTTTGGCCTCCAATCAAAGACGAGCTGAAGGTGAGTTTCAGTTTTACTTTTAATATATTTGTTATTATGGGTGATCGGTTAAGCACAAAGACGTGTTCTTCCTGTTGCCAAGTGACTTTGTTATTCACAACAAAGCCATAACTCTAGAAAATGGATTTTCCAATCTTGTACAGTATTCATGGTGACCAAAAAGTTTTTCCAACtctttgtaaatttttaatatgCGAGGGGGAGGGTTTCGGTCCACCGAATAGGTCAACTCAGGGTCAACATCGTAACGGGAGAAGGGGTCAGTGACCAACAGTGCTTTGTGGCTGTTATCGATCATCACCGAAGAGAGCCAATTGGGGGAAAGGTAGACCAACGTGCGTGAGTGTATGCGCATTTTTGATTGCATGATGGAGTGAAAATACGGCCAATAAAAAGAAGCCCTTATACTGCTTGTCAGTATCGTGTGcatatgtgttttctttttcgctatCTGCCAAACTCTTATATTCGAGGCGGGAGTCTAGACGCAGACCAGACAACACACAACAAAGTCTTTCCTGACAGCAGTGCCTCAGGGCCCCCCGTGTGTGTGctggaa
This sequence is a window from Daphnia pulicaria isolate SC F1-1A chromosome 7, SC_F0-13Bv2, whole genome shotgun sequence. Protein-coding genes within it:
- the LOC124350814 gene encoding 40S ribosomal protein S14a, producing the protein MAPRKGKVQKEEAVVTLGPQVREGETVFGVAHIFASFNDTFVHVTDLSGRETLARVTGGMKVKADRDEASPYAAMLAAQDVAEKCKLLGITALHIKLRATGGNRTKTPGPGAQSALRALARAGMKIGRIEDVTPIPSDSTRRKGGRRGRRL
- the LOC124350765 gene encoding eukaryotic translation initiation factor 4E-like isoform X1 gives rise to the protein MAADMEETTQTEQSQPSVVTQSVGETEETCVDSDMLIKHPLQNQWTLWFFKPDRAKGWEENQREVIHFDTIEDFWSTHNHIKSASELSAGCDYSLFKAGIKPMWEDPRNNNGGRWLISLDKKQRSSELDNYWLEVILCLIGEAFEESSEDICGAVVNIRPKGDKLSVWTADCTNRDGIMKIGQKLKERLGIQVKGSIVYEAHNDSMKKSGSVAKFRYTV
- the LOC124350765 gene encoding eukaryotic translation initiation factor 4E-like isoform X2, producing MPEQSQPSVVTQSVGETEETCVDSDMLIKHPLQNQWTLWFFKPDRAKGWEENQREVIHFDTIEDFWSTHNHIKSASELSAGCDYSLFKAGIKPMWEDPRNNNGGRWLISLDKKQRSSELDNYWLEVILCLIGEAFEESSEDICGAVVNIRPKGDKLSVWTADCTNRDGIMKIGQKLKERLGIQVKGSIVYEAHNDSMKKSGSVAKFRYTV